The following coding sequences lie in one Lolium perenne isolate Kyuss_39 chromosome 2, Kyuss_2.0, whole genome shotgun sequence genomic window:
- the LOC139829682 gene encoding chlorophyllase-2-like, translating to MASAGDVFDHGRHGTSLAQVQEAKTSRSPPKPLLVAAPCDAGEYPVVVFLHGYLANNYFYSQLLQHVASHGFIVVAPQLYTFSGHDTTGEIHSAAAVIDWLADGGLSSSLPPNVRPNLTAVSISGHSRGGKVAFALALGHGRTSLPLAALIAVDPVDGMAPGRQTPPPILTYREASLRVPAPVMVIGTGLGALRPPCAPLGVSHAEFYRECAAPACHLVARDYGHTDMMDDVTGGAKGLCKSGGARAPMRRFVGGAMVAFLEKWVEGRPEWLDGIRERPEVAPVVLSAVEFRDAGTRIHGVMLPA from the exons ATGGCGTCAGCAGGAGACGTGTTCGACCATGGACGCCATGGCACCAGCCTTGCCCAGGTCCAGGAGGCCAAGACCTCGAGGAGCCCGCCAAAGCCGCTGCTGGTAGCCGCGCCGTGCGACGCAGGGGAGTACCCGGTGGTCGTCTTCTTGCACGGCTACCTCGCCAACAACTACTTCTACTCCCAGCTGCTCCAGCACGTGGCCTCCCATGGCTTCATCGTCGTCGCTCCTCAG CTGTACACGTTCTCCGGGCACGACACCACCGGAGAGATACACTCGGCCGCCGCCGTCATAGACTGGCTCGCCGACGGCGGCCTCTCCTCCTCGCTCCCGCCCAACGTTCGCCCCAACCTGACCGCT GTGTCCATCTCCGGGCACAGCCGCGGCGGCAAAGTGGCATTCGCGCTGGCGCTGGGCCACGGCAGGACCTCGCTGCCTCTCGCGGCCCTCATCGCCGTCGACCCCGTGGACGGCATGGCGCCCGGCAGGCAGACGCCCCCGCCCATCCTCACCTACAGAGAAGCCTCGCTGCGCGTCCCGGCGCCGGTCATGGTCATCGGCACGGGCCTCGGCGCCCTGCGCCCGCCGTGCGCGCCGCTGGGTGTGAGCCACGCCGAGTTCTACCGCGAGTGCGCGGCGCCGGCGTGCCACCTCGTGGCCAGGGACTACGGGCACACCGACATGATGGACGACGTGACGGGCGGCGCCAAGGGCCTGTGCAAGAGCGGCGGGGCCAGGGCGCCCATGAGGCGGTTCGTCGGCGGGGCCATGGTGGCGTTCCTCGAGAAATGGGTGGAGGGCCGGCCAGAGTGGCTCGACGGCATCAGGGAGCGGCCGGAGGTGGCCCCCGTGGTGCTGTCCGCCGTTGAGTTCCGGGATGCAGGGACTAGGATCCATGGTGTCATGTTGCCTGCTTAA
- the LOC127331198 gene encoding protein EIN6 ENHANCER — protein sequence MEPDIQRNEMLLAPTMAFKKVQMADKYPKGQSRGRQWKHLRFLLQAADATSLPPDRPNYLNIQSPPSIYPPKRYCDVTGFEAPYVDPRTKLRYADPEVFKQIRNLPDEYVQRYLAVRNAAVVLR from the exons ATGGAGCCGGACATACAGAGGAACGAGATGCTGCTGGCGCCGACGATGGCGTTCAAGAAGGTGCAGATGGCGGACAAGTACCCCAAGGGCCAGTCCCGTGGCCGCCAGTGGAAGCACCTCCGCTTCCTCCTCCAGGCCGCCGACGCCACCTCGCTCCCCCCGGACCGCCCCAACT ATCTAAATATTCAGTCGCCGCCATCCATTTATCCACCGAAGAGATACTGTGACGTAACAGGTTTTGAG GCACCATACGTAGATCCCAGGACCAAGCTGCGCTATGCTGATCCAGAGGTGTTCAAGCAAATCAGAAATCTTCCAGATGAATATGTCCAAAGATATCTGGCCGTGAGAAATGCAGCAGTTGTTCTACGATAA
- the LOC127331199 gene encoding pre-mRNA-splicing factor CWC22-like, producing MELQAPGNLFAPQTIAMARPRPTAKCRSVYVPPPRAAAAADYAAGDKACPAYQRQTWDALRRSITGHVNKATAANIRHVLPELLAENLVRGRGLLCRALLRSQAACPAFTDVFAAIAAVVNSKIPDVGRLLLVRLVIRLSRSHATGDKTQLAAAARFVAHLVNQGVAHELLALELLEMLLAEPTDDGVEVAVGFVTECGAALSEACPRAVDAVFDRLRSILVDGGVDKRVGFLIEGVFAVRRARFRGHPPVRPELDLVEQEDQFTHQVEISLQLDPETHLDVFVASGTFLQDEAAYDDLKRSMLGDDGQDEDDNEYDESEDGDDDDEDTDVTIKDETETNLMGLRRTIYLTIMSSAGAEEAGHKLLSIVRPGHGQEVELCGMIVECCKQERAPKTRFYGELGQRLCGVGRAYQAGFEACFARCYAAAHRMGTDELRAAAGFFAQLLAADAVPWGGVLGGVRVTEEDTTSSSRILVKTLFQEMAEQLGVRVLGRRMNDGDDPVVRDALFPRDSAKNARFAIDFFTAIGLEGVTQPARKLLLSGS from the coding sequence ATGGAGCTGCAAGCGCCGGGGAATTTGTTTGCGCCACAGACGATCGCAATGGCGCGTCCGAGGCCGACAGCAAAGTGCAGGAGCGTGTACGTCCCGCCGCCTAGGGCAGCAGCGGCGGCCGACTACGCCGCCGGCGACAAGGCCTGCCCAGCCTACCAGCGCCAGACCTGGGACGCGCTGAGACGCAGCATCACCGGCCACGTGAACAAGGCCACCGCCGCCAACATCCGCCACGTCCTTCCAGAGCTCCTCGCCGAGAACCTCGTCCGCGGGCGCGGCCTGCTCTGCCGCGCGCTGCTCAGGTCGCAGGCGGCCTGCCCGGCCTTCACCGACGTGTTCGCGGCGATCGCTGCGGTCGTCAACTCCAAGATCCCGGACGTCGGCCGGCTCCTCCTGGTCCGTCTCGTGATCCGGCTCAGTCGCTCCCACGCCACCGGCGACAAGACACAGCTGGCGGCCGCGGCGAGGTTCGTGGCCCACCTTGTGAACCAGGGCGTGGCGCACGAGCTGCTGGCGCTGGAGCTCCTGGAGATGCTGCTCGCCGAGCCCACGGACGATggcgtggaggtggcggtgggctTCGTCACGGAGTGCGGCGCCGCTCTGAGCGAGGCGTGCCCCCGTGCGGTGGACGCCGTGTTCGATCGGCTCCGGAGCATCCTCGTCGACGGCGGCGTCGACAAGCGCGTCGGGTTCTTGATCGAGGGGGTGTTCGCGGTCAGGAGAGCTCGGTTCCGGGGCCACCCGCCTGTCCGGCCGGAGCTGGACCTCGTGGAGCAGGAGGATCAGTTCACGCATCAGGTCGAGATCTCGCTCCAGCTTGACCCCGAGACCCATCTCGACGTGTTCGTGGCAAGCGGCACTTTCCTCCAGGACGAGGCTGCCTACGATGACCTCAAACGAAGCATGCTCGGAGACGACGGCCAGGACGAGGATGACAACGAATATGACGAGTCCGAAGAcggggatgatgatgatgaagacacgGATGTGACGATCAAGGACGAGACGGAGACGAACCTGATGGGCCTCCGGCGGACGATCTACCTGACGATCATGTCGAGCGCGGGCGCGGAGGAAGCGGGTCACAAGCTACTGTCCATCGTGAGGCCCGGCCATGGCCAGGAGGTGGAGCTGTGCGGCATGATCGTCGAGTGCTGCAAGCAGGAGCGGGCGCCCAAGACGCGGTTCTACGGCGAGCTCGGGCAGCGGCTGTGCGGCGTCGGCCGGGCGTACCAGGCCGGCTTCGAGGCGTGCTTCGCGCGGTGCTACGCGGCGGCGCACCGCATGGGCACCGACGAGCTGCGTGCCGCCGCGGGGTTCTTCGCGCAGCTGCTGGCCGCCGACGCCGTGCCGTGGGGCGGCGTGCTGGGCGGCGTCAGGGTCACGGAGGAGGACACCACGTCGTCGTCGCGCATCTTGGTGAAGACGTTGTTCCAGGAGATGGCGGAGCAGCTCGGGGTGCGGGTGCTCGGCCGGAGGATGAACGACGGCGATGACCCCGTGGTCCGTGACGCCCTGTTCCCGAGGGACTCTGCCAAGAACGCGAGGTTCGCCATAGATTTCTTCACGGCGATCGGTCTCGAAGGAGTGACTCAACCTGCGAGGAAGCTCTTGTTGTCCGGTAGTTAG
- the LOC127331202 gene encoding lactoylglutathione lyase-like gives MAAASLRSALLSPAAALRRLSPAPRAPLFAQPKRFDGVRRFFPAAASMSTSSGTKEAPDNNPGLQAKINPPPPPPPTKGYFMQQTMFCVKDPKVSFDFYSRVMGMSLLKRLDFPDMKFSLYFLGYEDLSAAPADPVKRTVKRTEWTFGQKATIELTHMLSVRRQIVLRKVKRLNILHY, from the exons ATGGCCGCCGCTTCACTCCGCTCCGCCCTCCTCTCCCCGGCCGCCGCCCTCCGCCGCCTCTCGCCCGCCCCGCGCGCACCCCTTTTCGCCCAGCCAAAG AGATTCGATGGGGTCCGCCGGTTCTTCCCTGCCGCCGCCTCCATGTCGACGTCGTCGGGGACGAAGGAGGCGCCGGACAATAACCCGGGACTCCAGGCCAAgattaaccccccccccccccccccccccaccaaggGCTACTTCATGCAGCAGACA ATGTTCTGCGTGAAGGACCCAAAAGTGAGCTTCGACTTCTACTCGCGTGTGATGGGCATGTC GTTGTTGAAAAGGTTGGATTTTCCCGATATGAAGTTCAGCTTGTATTTTCTTGGTTATGAG GATTTGTCCGCAGCCCCTGCTGATCCTGTCAAGCGGACTGTCAAGCGGACTGAATGGACGTTTGGGCAAAAAGCTACCATCGAGCTCACTCA CATGTTGAGTGTAAGAAGGCAAATTGTTTTGAGAAAGGTAAAACGGTTGAACATTTTACATTACTAG